One part of the Solanum dulcamara chromosome 8, daSolDulc1.2, whole genome shotgun sequence genome encodes these proteins:
- the LOC129900675 gene encoding uncharacterized protein LOC129900675 isoform X1 translates to MGVFNFTVIPVLDDDPHSHSSKSCHNMMEKGLKSSHLLVKEKNNKKEKISKSKATSSAAAPMKFCVCAPPTHPDSFKCRLHRATASSCTRTVSSSTSKKPCLCAPVTHPGSFKCSLHRATASSHIRNVSSSANHTNGVKYTKNLNPLKLAAPSQSGGIRNSSKGNVRGKPKLSRFGRAALAHAAAAATSSVQIQPISAAFGQMSLS, encoded by the exons ATGGGAGTGTTTAATTTCACTGTGATTCCGGTTCTAGATGACGACCCACATTCTCATTCATCAAAATCTTG TCATAATATGATGGAGAAGGGACTGAAATCAAGTCATTTACTAGTTAAAGAGAAGaacaacaaaaaagaaaaaatcagcAAGTCTAAAGCTACTAGTAGTGCTGCAGCACCAATGAAGTTTTGTGTATGTGCACCCCCCACCCACCCAGACTCATTCAAGTGTCGTCTTCACCGAGCCACTGCTTCATCTTGCACCAGAACTG TTTCGTCGTCAACATCAAAGAAGCCTTGCTTATGTGCACCCGTCACCCACCCTGGCTCATTCAAGTGTAGCCTTCACCGAGCCACTGCTTCATCTCACATAAGAAACG TTTCATCGTCGGCTAATCACACAAATGGCGTCAAATATACAAAAAACTTGAATCCCTTAAAACTAGCTGCGCCATCACAAAGTGGCGGAATCAGAAATTCTAGCAAGGGGAATGTTCGTGGGAAGCCTAAACTATCGAGATTCGGTAGGGCTGCTCTTGCTCATGCTGCTGCTGCTGCAACTTCTAGTGTACAAATTCAACCAATTTCTGCAGCCTTTGGACAAATGAGTCTTAGTTAG
- the LOC129900675 gene encoding uncharacterized protein LOC129900675 isoform X2, with amino-acid sequence MGVFNFTVIPVLDDDPHSHSSKSCHNMMEKGLKSSHLLVKEKNNKKEKISKSKATSSAAAPMKFCVCAPPTHPDSFKCRLHRATASSCTRTVSSSTSKKPCLCAPVTHPGSFKCSLHRATASSHIRNVSSSANHTNGVKYTKNLNPLKLAAPSQSGGIRNSSKGNVRGKPKLSRFEVQKAKRWGRRKPNL; translated from the exons ATGGGAGTGTTTAATTTCACTGTGATTCCGGTTCTAGATGACGACCCACATTCTCATTCATCAAAATCTTG TCATAATATGATGGAGAAGGGACTGAAATCAAGTCATTTACTAGTTAAAGAGAAGaacaacaaaaaagaaaaaatcagcAAGTCTAAAGCTACTAGTAGTGCTGCAGCACCAATGAAGTTTTGTGTATGTGCACCCCCCACCCACCCAGACTCATTCAAGTGTCGTCTTCACCGAGCCACTGCTTCATCTTGCACCAGAACTG TTTCGTCGTCAACATCAAAGAAGCCTTGCTTATGTGCACCCGTCACCCACCCTGGCTCATTCAAGTGTAGCCTTCACCGAGCCACTGCTTCATCTCACATAAGAAACG TTTCATCGTCGGCTAATCACACAAATGGCGTCAAATATACAAAAAACTTGAATCCCTTAAAACTAGCTGCGCCATCACAAAGTGGCGGAATCAGAAATTCTAGCAAGGGGAATGTTCGTGGGAAGCCTAAACTATCGAGATTCG agGTTCAGAAGGCTAAAAGGTGGGGGAGAAGGAAGCCGAACCTCTAA